Within the Vagococcus carniphilus genome, the region GCATAGGCTGTTTGAATATCCATTCTTGCTTACCTCCAATGAAATATATATCTGAAAGAAACTGAATCGATTTATTGTTTGGTTCTAAAATGCTAAAAATAATTTTTGTCATCCACGAAGTTATAATGCTTACATCAGCATCACTTGCGATAAACACTTCATCTCCAATAAATTGTGTATAATTTTGAGTGATTTGGTTTGCTTCATGAGGATTATCTATATAAAAGTTTTTTATTCCTTCTTGAATTTGAAATGGCGTAGTGTTATTCTCAGGATTATTTTTAGCAATAACACCACCAAGTCCACCAGCAAAAACTTTCCCCCAGACCATTGGCCTATTACTCATGATAGAAATATTTGCTAAAACATAAAAAGCCTCGTCATTCGCAGTAGCATCTACTATAATGTCACATCCTGATATCAAGTTAATTAAATTATTATATGCTTGATTTGATTCTAACGTCGATAACGCCAAACAACTCGTCTGTACAAAAATATCAGTATTAATTTTTTTTAATCTTTTAGACAAAGCATCAACCTTCATTTGTCCAAGATGACGAATATCAAGTTCATGTCTTTGAATATTATGACTAAGAAAAACATCATCGTCAACCAGTAGTAAATTTTTAATCCCACTTCTTGCTAATGAAATACTGATTTTGCTTCCCAAAGAACCCACTCCAACAACTGCTATTTTCGTTTCCTTAGATATTTTCCCTACATAGGGATTTCGCTCCTCACAATCATTATCTTTTAATAGAAAAATATCGTAAACTTTTTTATCTATTAAATCTATATAGTATGGCAAAATTACCTGTGAATTACTTAGTAACACAATAATTTTATCTAAAGAATTTTTTTGAAGAGCTTTTATCATATATTCTTTTATTTCTTCTATATCCAACTCTTCAAGAAAATCTTCATAGTCGTAAGTTGATTTTAATTCTGTTACTTTTTGTAAAAAACCTGGAATATCTCGATATCCAGATAAGAGATTAAA harbors:
- a CDS encoding ThiF family adenylyltransferase — its product is MWLEENNKRFIEEYDLLNDLERKNDWIKNTNWNIENEELLVYYFDIDIDDKLYSLKMIFPRFFPNSPITVKINEKEVSWTSHQYTNGVLCLEWGPDNWSDVVYGVDMVKSVYALLDAERPKSTGTNKKIVPSRDNFSLGQQMRFKKRIQYLTKEMVELFLTVNSNLVLNFKENFVDTSSAVYQLSGLYIKDEEIKLLPDEQFNLLSGYRDIPGFLQKVTELKSTYDYEDFLEELDIEEIKEYMIKALQKNSLDKIIVLLSNSQVILPYYIDLIDKKVYDIFLLKDNDCEERNPYVGKISKETKIAVVGVGSLGSKISISLARSGIKNLLLVDDDVFLSHNIQRHELDIRHLGQMKVDALSKRLKKINTDIFVQTSCLALSTLESNQAYNNLINLISGCDIIVDATANDEAFYVLANISIMSNRPMVWGKVFAGGLGGVIAKNNPENNTTPFQIQEGIKNFYIDNPHEANQITQNYTQFIGDEVFIASDADVSIITSWMTKIIFSILEPNNKSIQFLSDIYFIGGKQEWIFKQPMQVISLNVEKNEIVEKVKTDISDKEKIRINKIITQIRGEKDAKNNNTK